One window of the Rufibacter radiotolerans genome contains the following:
- a CDS encoding SPOR domain-containing protein: MRLTQMTYRFFTILCLGAMMSCAATSGSTSTGSGSTPSEARSTEKGGTATIIDTKKYLPTFPSAPAGGAAPVAMAAPTHHVRNQVNLLMDSVVMVNKNIRYAAGYRILAYTGNERKAAMELRNNIIQRLPEEKDYLTYKQPTYQLKIGDFLTRVEAHAALMKIKDLLPNAMLVQETVNIPK; encoded by the coding sequence ATGAGATTGACACAGATGACCTATAGATTCTTCACCATCCTGTGCCTGGGCGCCATGATGAGCTGTGCCGCCACCAGTGGCAGCACCTCTACCGGCTCCGGAAGCACGCCTTCAGAAGCCCGCAGCACCGAGAAAGGCGGTACGGCCACTATCATAGACACCAAGAAATACCTGCCAACGTTTCCATCGGCCCCGGCTGGAGGTGCTGCGCCCGTAGCCATGGCTGCTCCCACGCACCACGTCCGGAACCAGGTGAACCTGCTCATGGACAGCGTGGTGATGGTGAACAAGAACATCAGGTATGCCGCCGGCTACCGTATTCTGGCCTATACCGGCAATGAGCGCAAAGCCGCTATGGAACTGCGTAACAACATTATCCAGCGCCTACCCGAAGAGAAGGATTACCTAACCTACAAGCAGCCCACCTACCAATTAAAGATAGGTGACTTCCTGACCCGGGTAGAGGCGCACGCAGCCTTGATGAAGATCAAAGACCTGCTGCCCAACGCCATGCTGGTGCAAGAGACAGTGAATATCCCTAAGTAA
- the deoC gene encoding deoxyribose-phosphate aldolase, which produces MQTEPEQSLAPYIDHTVLRPDTTQAMVEQLCQEAAQHHFAAVCVPPCFVKQAVAALQDTGVQIATVVGFPLGYQLAKVKFFEAHQALTEGATEIDVVMNIAAFKSGKHDEVMSELQELSTLCHFKNAILKVIIETALLSPEEIVQVCNLCVEAEADFVKTSTGFAASGAKVEDILLMRSTLPAHIRIKASGGIKTKDAALALVKAGADRIGTSSGVSLL; this is translated from the coding sequence GTGCAAACAGAGCCGGAACAGAGCCTGGCGCCGTACATTGACCATACGGTACTCAGGCCTGATACCACCCAGGCCATGGTGGAGCAACTTTGCCAGGAAGCCGCCCAGCACCACTTTGCCGCGGTGTGCGTGCCTCCCTGTTTTGTAAAGCAGGCCGTGGCCGCTTTGCAGGACACGGGTGTGCAGATTGCTACCGTGGTGGGTTTTCCACTGGGGTATCAGTTGGCCAAAGTAAAGTTCTTTGAGGCCCACCAGGCCTTGACCGAGGGTGCCACCGAGATTGACGTGGTCATGAACATTGCGGCCTTCAAGTCTGGCAAGCATGATGAGGTCATGTCTGAGCTGCAGGAACTAAGCACCCTGTGCCACTTCAAGAACGCCATCCTGAAAGTGATCATTGAAACCGCCTTGCTGTCTCCGGAGGAAATTGTGCAGGTATGTAACCTGTGCGTGGAGGCCGAGGCAGATTTCGTGAAAACCTCTACCGGGTTTGCCGCCAGCGGCGCGAAAGTGGAAGATATTCTTTTGATGCGTTCCACCTTGCCGGCCCATATCAGGATCAAGGCATCGGGCGGAATCAAAACCAAGGACGCCGCCCTTGCGTTGGTGAAAGCGGGAGCAGACCGGATAGGAACATCCTCCGGCGTTTCATTGCTATGA
- the secA gene encoding preprotein translocase subunit SecA — translation MFDFFGKTVAKIFGTKSDRDIKGVMPYVGLINQEFAKLATLSDDQLRNRTQEVQAAIAARLKPIDDKIAALHLRIENETELDIAQKEEIFVEIDELEKERNKDLEVVLMEVLPEAFAIVKETARRFKENGQMTVTASDLDRAFAARKPNVQINGDQAVWANRWNAAGTEVVWDMLHYDVQLIGGIVLHQGKIAEMATGEGKTLVATLPAFLNALAKRGVHVVTVNDYLAKRDSEWMAPLFEFHGITIDCIDKHQPNTDARRNAYLADITYGTNNEFGFDYLRDNMSREPGELVQRKHHYAMVDEVDSVLIDDARTPLIISGPVPRGDEHEFYVLKPRVAMLVENQRKLVGNYLVEAKRLIKEGNDKEGGLALFRAYRGLPKNKPLIKFLSETGVRQILLKTEAFYLQDHSRQMPEADAPLFFTIDEKHNQIELTEKGIDLITGQGEDPHLFILPDIGTEIANIENHKELSAEDKLHQKEHLILEYQDKSQRVHTINQLLKAYTLFEKDTEYIVTDDHKVKIVDEQTGRVMEGRRYSDGLHQAIEAKENVRVEDATQTYATVTLQNYFRMYHKLAGMTGTAETEAGEFWEIYKLDVVVIPTNRVAQRKDEHDKVYKTIREKYNAVAEEIQELTKAGRPVLVGTTSVEISELVSRMLKIRGIPHQVLNAKQHQREAEIVAEAGKPSTVTIATNMAGRGTDIKLTPESKAAGGLAIIGTERHESRRVDRQLRGRSGRQGDPGSSQFFVSLEDSLMRLFGSDRIARLMDRMGLEEGEVIQHAMITNSIERAQKKVEENNFGTRKRLLEYDDVMNAQREVVYKRRRNALYGERLELDIWNMIYDTAEDIVQTYKATGNHEDFLLHIIRVYGFNSAITAAELTGQSVDVLMDRLYNEALDFYLTKSHQIMEQSAPIMADIFQNRGPMIENIAVPFTDGRKQITAVANLEKVVNSHGKELIKTVEKVITLATIDQAWTQHLREMDDLKQSVQNAVYEQKDPLLIYKFESFELFKRMISKVNEETVSFLFKADLPVQQEQPVPVQEARQTQAPRPPRLHEQKEEVHSTLEETIPDMPQAPAQKQAPVRVEKHAGRNDKVSVQYMDGRVVKDVKFKNVENDLLNNRCIIIED, via the coding sequence ATGTTTGACTTTTTTGGGAAGACGGTCGCTAAGATTTTCGGAACCAAGTCGGATCGGGATATCAAGGGCGTGATGCCGTATGTGGGACTCATCAACCAGGAGTTTGCCAAATTGGCCACTCTCTCAGATGACCAACTCCGGAACCGTACGCAAGAGGTGCAAGCCGCCATTGCCGCTCGTCTGAAACCCATTGATGATAAAATAGCCGCGCTCCATCTGCGCATTGAGAACGAGACGGAACTGGACATCGCCCAGAAAGAGGAGATCTTCGTAGAGATTGATGAGCTGGAGAAGGAGCGCAACAAAGACCTGGAGGTGGTACTCATGGAAGTGCTGCCCGAGGCCTTTGCCATTGTGAAGGAAACCGCCCGTCGCTTCAAGGAAAACGGCCAAATGACCGTTACCGCCTCTGACCTGGACCGCGCCTTCGCGGCCCGCAAACCAAACGTACAGATCAACGGCGACCAGGCCGTGTGGGCCAACCGCTGGAACGCCGCCGGTACCGAGGTAGTTTGGGACATGCTGCACTATGACGTGCAGCTGATTGGGGGTATTGTGTTGCACCAGGGTAAGATTGCCGAGATGGCCACAGGTGAGGGTAAAACATTGGTAGCCACGCTGCCAGCGTTCCTGAATGCCTTAGCCAAACGCGGCGTGCACGTGGTAACCGTGAACGACTACCTGGCCAAGCGTGACTCTGAGTGGATGGCGCCGTTGTTTGAGTTCCATGGAATTACCATTGACTGCATAGACAAGCACCAGCCCAACACAGACGCCCGCCGTAATGCTTATTTAGCTGACATCACCTACGGTACCAACAATGAGTTCGGGTTTGACTACCTGCGCGACAACATGTCCCGTGAGCCGGGTGAACTGGTGCAGCGCAAGCACCACTATGCCATGGTGGATGAGGTTGACTCCGTGTTGATTGATGATGCCCGTACCCCGTTGATCATCTCCGGCCCCGTGCCGCGCGGCGATGAGCACGAATTCTACGTGTTGAAGCCCCGTGTAGCCATGCTAGTTGAAAATCAGCGCAAGCTGGTGGGTAACTACCTGGTAGAAGCCAAACGCCTGATCAAAGAAGGAAACGACAAAGAAGGTGGTCTGGCCTTGTTCAGAGCCTACCGTGGCTTGCCTAAAAACAAGCCCTTGATCAAGTTCCTGAGTGAGACCGGCGTGCGCCAGATCTTATTAAAGACCGAAGCCTTCTACCTGCAGGACCACTCCCGCCAGATGCCAGAGGCCGATGCGCCCCTGTTCTTCACCATTGACGAGAAGCACAACCAGATTGAACTCACGGAGAAAGGCATTGACCTGATCACGGGTCAGGGCGAAGACCCGCACCTGTTCATCTTGCCAGACATCGGGACGGAGATCGCCAATATTGAGAACCACAAAGAACTGTCTGCCGAGGACAAACTGCACCAGAAAGAACACCTGATCCTGGAGTACCAGGACAAGTCTCAGCGCGTGCACACCATCAACCAGTTGCTTAAGGCCTACACCCTGTTTGAGAAGGACACCGAGTACATTGTCACCGATGACCACAAGGTGAAGATTGTAGATGAGCAGACCGGTCGTGTGATGGAAGGTCGCCGCTACTCAGACGGGCTGCACCAAGCCATTGAGGCAAAGGAGAACGTGCGCGTGGAAGACGCCACCCAGACCTACGCCACGGTTACCCTGCAGAACTACTTTAGAATGTACCACAAGCTGGCCGGTATGACCGGTACGGCAGAAACCGAAGCCGGTGAGTTCTGGGAAATCTACAAGCTGGACGTGGTAGTGATCCCCACCAACCGCGTAGCCCAGCGTAAAGACGAGCATGACAAGGTTTACAAGACCATTAGAGAGAAATACAACGCCGTAGCCGAAGAGATTCAGGAACTGACCAAGGCCGGACGCCCGGTGCTGGTGGGTACCACCTCGGTGGAGATTTCTGAATTGGTAAGCCGCATGCTCAAGATACGCGGTATTCCGCACCAGGTCTTGAACGCCAAGCAGCACCAGCGCGAGGCTGAGATCGTAGCCGAAGCCGGTAAGCCTAGCACCGTAACCATTGCTACCAACATGGCCGGCCGTGGTACCGATATTAAACTGACGCCAGAGTCTAAAGCCGCCGGCGGATTGGCCATTATTGGTACCGAACGCCATGAGTCGCGCCGGGTAGACCGTCAGTTGCGTGGTCGTTCCGGCCGCCAGGGTGACCCGGGATCGTCGCAGTTCTTCGTGTCTCTGGAAGATAGCTTAATGCGTCTGTTCGGTTCTGACCGTATTGCCCGCTTAATGGATAGAATGGGTCTGGAGGAAGGCGAAGTGATTCAGCACGCCATGATCACCAACTCCATTGAAAGAGCCCAGAAGAAAGTAGAGGAAAACAACTTCGGGACGCGTAAGCGCCTGCTGGAGTATGATGACGTGATGAACGCCCAGCGCGAGGTGGTGTACAAACGCCGCCGCAACGCCCTGTACGGCGAGCGCCTGGAGCTGGACATCTGGAACATGATCTATGATACCGCCGAGGACATTGTACAGACCTACAAAGCCACCGGTAACCACGAGGACTTCCTGCTGCACATTATTAGAGTGTACGGGTTCAACTCCGCTATCACGGCGGCAGAACTGACCGGGCAATCGGTAGACGTGCTGATGGACCGCCTGTACAACGAGGCCCTGGATTTCTACCTGACCAAAAGCCACCAGATCATGGAGCAGTCTGCCCCTATCATGGCAGATATCTTCCAGAACCGTGGCCCAATGATTGAAAACATTGCCGTACCGTTCACAGACGGACGCAAGCAGATCACCGCCGTTGCCAACCTGGAGAAGGTAGTGAACAGCCACGGCAAAGAGTTGATCAAGACCGTGGAGAAAGTGATTACGCTGGCCACCATTGACCAGGCCTGGACCCAGCACCTGCGTGAGATGGACGACCTGAAGCAGAGCGTGCAGAACGCCGTGTACGAGCAGAAAGACCCGCTGTTGATCTACAAGTTTGAGTCATTTGAGTTGTTCAAGCGCATGATCAGTAAGGTGAACGAGGAAACCGTGTCCTTCCTGTTCAAGGCAGACTTACCCGTACAACAGGAGCAACCGGTACCGGTGCAGGAAGCCCGCCAAACGCAGGCCCCCAGACCCCCGCGCTTACATGAGCAGAAGGAAGAAGTGCACTCTACCTTAGAGGAAACTATCCCAGACATGCCCCAGGCCCCGGCCCAAAAGCAGGCTCCTGTAAGGGTAGAGAAACATGCCGGCCGCAATGACAAGGTAAGCGTGCAGTACATGGATGGCCGCGTGGTAAAAGACGTGAAGTTCAAAAACGTAGAAAACGATTTGCTCAATAACCGTTGTATCATCATTGAAGATTAA
- a CDS encoding porin — MKKHLYFWTSIFCFWITSLPAFSQDHQQNYADVVLDDKEGIRILARDTSAGINLRFRIQNRTDFQTQSGRDLDLASHGGYIKRLRLRSSGFLLSKKLTYSLQLGFSPGDMDLENSEDPQIIRDAIVFYQFTPHLKIGLGQSKLPGNRQRVISSGEQQFVDRSIVNATFTLDRDFGLFAFYQNQLGNMPIHLQAAISNGDGRNASPVKGSGVAYTGRVEALPFGEFTMDGDYFEGDWVREPSPKLSIGVSFSENDNAYRAGGQIGRPLPGFTDLQSLIADMVFKYNGWATYHEYNRRTAGTPVFSGPTEDNETDFVFAGHGYNGQLSYQFPSHFELAGRYSVITPTREVERLVQQTKQYTLAANYYLRWHRIKLQSDLTYQTKDFLPITNDTQDAWILRIQVELGI; from the coding sequence ATGAAAAAACACCTTTACTTCTGGACTTCTATTTTCTGTTTCTGGATAACCAGCCTGCCCGCCTTCTCTCAGGATCACCAGCAAAACTACGCCGATGTGGTACTGGACGATAAAGAGGGAATCAGGATTCTGGCCCGCGATACCTCGGCCGGCATCAACCTCCGGTTCAGAATCCAGAACCGCACCGATTTCCAGACGCAGTCCGGCCGAGACCTGGATTTGGCCTCGCATGGCGGCTACATCAAGCGCCTGCGTCTGCGTTCGTCTGGGTTCCTGCTCAGCAAGAAACTTACCTATTCGCTCCAACTGGGTTTCTCTCCCGGCGACATGGATTTGGAGAACTCGGAAGACCCGCAGATCATCAGGGACGCTATAGTGTTCTACCAGTTCACCCCCCACCTTAAGATTGGCCTGGGCCAGAGCAAGCTGCCCGGCAACCGCCAACGGGTGATCTCTTCCGGGGAGCAGCAGTTTGTAGACCGGTCCATTGTCAATGCCACCTTCACCCTGGACCGGGATTTTGGCCTGTTTGCCTTCTACCAGAACCAGCTGGGCAACATGCCCATTCACCTGCAGGCCGCCATCTCTAACGGCGACGGCCGGAACGCTTCCCCAGTCAAAGGTTCCGGGGTGGCCTACACCGGTCGTGTGGAGGCCCTTCCCTTCGGGGAATTCACCATGGACGGCGATTATTTTGAAGGCGACTGGGTGCGGGAGCCTTCTCCTAAACTATCCATAGGCGTTTCTTTCTCTGAAAACGACAATGCCTACCGCGCCGGCGGGCAGATTGGGCGTCCGCTCCCGGGCTTTACTGATCTGCAGTCGCTCATAGCAGACATGGTGTTCAAGTACAACGGCTGGGCTACCTACCATGAGTATAACCGGCGCACGGCTGGCACCCCCGTTTTCTCAGGCCCCACCGAAGACAACGAGACCGACTTTGTCTTTGCCGGCCACGGCTACAATGGGCAGCTGAGTTACCAGTTCCCCAGCCATTTTGAGCTGGCCGGCCGGTATTCGGTGATCACGCCTACTAGAGAAGTGGAGCGACTGGTGCAGCAAACCAAGCAGTACACCCTGGCCGCCAACTATTACCTGCGCTGGCACCGCATCAAACTCCAGTCTGACCTTACTTACCAGACCAAGGATTTCCTGCCCATTACTAATGACACCCAAGACGCCTGGATTCTGAGGATACAGGTAGAACTGGGCATTTAA
- a CDS encoding M20 metallopeptidase family protein, translating to MQDLSHRIQALARQYAHDTVATRHHLHQHPELSFQEHETSAYVFQKLQEYGLNPERMTETGVVALVQGRNPEKATTALRADLDALPILETNEVDYKSKREGVMHACGHDVHTSSLLTTARILQELRNEFEGTVKLIFQPGEEKFPGGASLMIKEGVLENPAPKSIMGQHVFPFLPAGKVGFRSGMYMASADEIYVTVKGKGGHGGLPEQLVDPVLITAHLLVALQQIVSRRANPKIPSVLSFGRVIAEGATNVIPGEVKLEGTFRTMDENWRAEAKVLMKKLAEGLCESMGGSCEFTLMDGYPFLKNDPELVARARAGAEAYLGPENVVDLDMWMAAEDFAYYSQITPACFYRLGTRNEAQGITSGVHTPTFNIDEDALEVGSGLMAWLAIHELQSLAAEQ from the coding sequence ATGCAAGACCTTTCCCACCGCATTCAGGCCCTGGCCAGGCAGTACGCCCATGACACGGTAGCCACGCGCCATCACCTGCACCAGCACCCGGAGCTTTCCTTCCAGGAGCATGAGACCTCGGCCTACGTTTTCCAGAAGCTGCAGGAATATGGCCTGAACCCGGAGCGGATGACGGAGACCGGCGTGGTAGCCTTGGTGCAAGGCCGTAACCCCGAAAAAGCCACCACCGCCCTGCGTGCCGACCTGGATGCGTTGCCTATTCTGGAGACCAATGAGGTGGATTACAAATCAAAGCGGGAAGGGGTGATGCACGCCTGCGGCCATGACGTGCACACGTCTTCATTGCTTACCACCGCGCGCATTCTGCAGGAACTTCGGAATGAGTTCGAAGGGACGGTCAAGCTGATCTTCCAACCCGGTGAGGAGAAGTTCCCGGGCGGCGCGTCTCTGATGATCAAGGAGGGTGTGCTGGAGAATCCGGCGCCTAAGAGCATTATGGGCCAGCACGTGTTCCCGTTTCTGCCGGCGGGCAAAGTAGGTTTCCGGTCGGGTATGTATATGGCTAGTGCAGATGAGATTTACGTGACCGTGAAAGGCAAGGGCGGCCACGGCGGCCTTCCGGAGCAACTGGTAGACCCGGTGCTCATTACGGCGCACCTGTTGGTGGCGCTGCAACAGATTGTGAGCCGGCGCGCCAACCCTAAAATCCCGTCGGTGCTGTCCTTTGGACGCGTGATCGCGGAGGGGGCTACCAACGTGATACCCGGGGAGGTGAAGCTGGAGGGCACCTTCAGGACCATGGATGAAAACTGGCGGGCCGAAGCCAAAGTGTTGATGAAGAAACTGGCCGAAGGCCTTTGTGAAAGCATGGGCGGTTCCTGTGAGTTCACCCTCATGGACGGCTACCCCTTCCTGAAGAACGACCCCGAACTGGTGGCCCGTGCTCGTGCGGGCGCTGAGGCTTACTTGGGGCCGGAGAACGTAGTGGACCTGGACATGTGGATGGCCGCCGAGGACTTCGCGTATTACTCCCAAATCACTCCCGCCTGCTTCTACCGGCTGGGTACCCGCAACGAGGCCCAAGGCATTACCTCGGGCGTACATACGCCCACCTTCAACATAGACGAAGATGCGCTGGAAGTAGGCAGCGGCCTCATGGCCTGGCTGGCCATCCATGAGTTGCAGTCGCTCGCGGCGGAACAGTAA
- a CDS encoding Hsp20/alpha crystallin family protein, whose product MTIIHQQPVLKGRTQTLPPVLNGLFQSNLNSQGQGFTPAVDLWETQAGYELEIALPGLKKEELSVEFQEGVLTISGKRAFEKGDQERKYLRVENLYGTFKRSFKLPEHIDAAAIEAQLENGVLHVSVPKLEEMVMKRQIAVK is encoded by the coding sequence ATGACTATTATACACCAACAACCAGTACTGAAGGGCAGAACCCAGACCCTTCCACCAGTATTAAATGGCCTTTTCCAGAGCAACCTGAATAGCCAGGGCCAAGGCTTTACCCCCGCCGTTGACCTCTGGGAAACCCAGGCCGGGTATGAACTGGAGATCGCCTTGCCGGGCCTGAAGAAAGAAGAGCTAAGCGTAGAGTTTCAGGAAGGCGTGCTTACTATCAGCGGCAAGCGGGCTTTTGAAAAAGGAGACCAGGAGCGGAAGTACCTGCGGGTAGAGAACCTGTACGGGACGTTTAAACGCTCTTTCAAGCTACCAGAGCACATTGACGCTGCCGCTATTGAAGCCCAGTTGGAGAACGGGGTGCTGCATGTTTCCGTGCCCAAATTAGAGGAAATGGTAATGAAGCGCCAGATTGCCGTAAAGTAA
- a CDS encoding family 1 glycosylhydrolase, with protein sequence MANINLWGGVECTVNRVGEQYFDQLAQSGHAHRLADLDLFAGLGIQKMRYPVLWEHVAPEDPDQHNWTWATERLNKLRDLHIEPIVGLLHHGSGPRYTNLLDPEFPQKFAAYAKAVAQQFPWVTHYTPINEPLTTARFSALYGLWYPHAKDDASFARALMNQINGTRLAMQAIREVNPNALLVQTDDLGYSHSTTTMQYQADFENHRRWLTWDLLCGKVDQQHPLWNYLHWAKVPENELLEMVAKPCPPDIIGINYYVTSERYLDEHIIDYPWHTHGENHRQRYADVEAIRVPDAMPLGIQNILAQVCERYDIPVAVTEAHLCCTREEQMRWLAEVWDSALFLANQGKNVIAVTAWSLLGAFDWNSLLTEQRGHYELGVFDIRTGTPEPTAAATLLQTLASGGERHPVLEIDGWWKRTCRSIYPPVPETAESWNLRANQQKAGKTQTKPLLITGATGTLGRAFSRICDARGIPYVLLNRQEMDIAEEISVKEALLKYKPWAVINTAGYVRVDDAEREQEACYRENTEGPAILAKACQKHNSKLVTFSSDLVFNGTKQTPYLEEDAHSPLNIYGHSKAQAEVKVLETLPEALVIRTSAFFGPWDEHNFVYHALRAMAHEEPFHAAEDLYITPTFVPDLVNTALDLLIDGETGIWNVANQGAYSWAELAELAANLAGLNPEPWLQPVPQSFFNWPAARPAYTVLETSKRAVLPTVEDALHRFLHLHEFPFRPAFAPHPEEVEEESLLSARA encoded by the coding sequence ATGGCAAACATTAACCTTTGGGGCGGCGTTGAGTGTACTGTAAACCGGGTAGGCGAACAGTACTTTGATCAGCTGGCACAAAGTGGACATGCGCACCGTCTGGCGGATCTTGATTTGTTCGCCGGTTTGGGTATCCAGAAGATGCGGTATCCGGTTCTTTGGGAGCACGTGGCCCCTGAAGACCCTGACCAACACAACTGGACCTGGGCCACCGAGCGCCTCAACAAGCTCCGTGACCTTCACATAGAACCTATAGTGGGGCTGCTGCATCATGGCAGCGGCCCGCGCTATACCAATCTTTTAGACCCTGAGTTCCCGCAGAAATTTGCCGCCTACGCCAAAGCCGTGGCGCAGCAGTTTCCGTGGGTCACCCATTACACCCCCATCAACGAGCCGCTCACCACGGCCCGGTTCAGTGCCCTCTACGGTCTGTGGTACCCACATGCCAAAGATGATGCTTCCTTTGCCCGGGCACTCATGAACCAGATCAACGGCACGCGCCTGGCCATGCAAGCCATTAGGGAGGTGAACCCCAATGCCCTTCTGGTCCAGACCGATGACCTGGGCTATTCCCACAGCACCACTACCATGCAGTACCAGGCAGACTTTGAGAACCACCGCCGGTGGCTCACCTGGGATCTGCTATGCGGTAAGGTAGACCAGCAGCACCCCCTCTGGAATTACCTGCACTGGGCCAAGGTGCCTGAAAACGAGTTGCTAGAGATGGTAGCCAAGCCTTGTCCGCCGGACATCATAGGCATTAACTATTATGTAACCAGCGAGCGTTACTTAGACGAACACATCATTGACTACCCCTGGCATACCCACGGCGAGAACCACCGGCAGCGTTACGCTGATGTGGAGGCGATCAGGGTGCCAGACGCTATGCCCCTGGGCATCCAGAACATCTTAGCCCAGGTGTGCGAGCGGTATGATATTCCGGTAGCCGTCACCGAGGCCCACTTATGCTGTACCCGCGAAGAGCAAATGCGCTGGCTGGCCGAGGTCTGGGATTCTGCGCTGTTTTTGGCAAACCAAGGCAAAAACGTGATTGCGGTTACCGCCTGGTCTTTGCTGGGCGCCTTTGACTGGAACAGCCTCTTAACCGAGCAGCGCGGCCACTATGAACTGGGCGTATTTGACATAAGAACCGGTACCCCCGAACCCACGGCGGCGGCCACCCTGCTGCAGACCCTGGCCAGTGGCGGCGAACGCCACCCAGTGCTGGAGATTGACGGCTGGTGGAAACGCACCTGCCGCAGCATCTACCCGCCTGTGCCCGAGACGGCAGAAAGCTGGAACCTACGGGCCAACCAGCAGAAAGCCGGTAAAACACAAACAAAGCCGCTGCTCATTACCGGTGCCACCGGTACGCTGGGCCGAGCCTTCTCCAGAATCTGTGATGCCCGTGGTATCCCGTATGTACTGCTCAACCGCCAGGAAATGGACATCGCGGAGGAAATCTCGGTAAAAGAAGCCCTGCTGAAGTATAAACCATGGGCCGTCATCAATACCGCCGGCTACGTGCGCGTAGACGATGCGGAGCGGGAACAGGAAGCCTGTTACCGTGAGAACACCGAAGGACCCGCCATCTTGGCGAAGGCCTGCCAGAAGCACAACAGCAAGTTGGTGACCTTCTCCTCAGACCTGGTGTTCAACGGAACCAAGCAAACTCCTTACCTGGAAGAGGATGCCCACAGCCCTCTCAACATCTATGGCCATAGCAAGGCTCAGGCCGAAGTAAAGGTGCTGGAAACTTTGCCGGAAGCCCTGGTGATCAGAACCAGCGCGTTCTTCGGGCCCTGGGATGAGCACAACTTTGTGTACCATGCCCTGCGGGCGATGGCGCATGAGGAGCCGTTCCATGCCGCGGAAGACCTATACATTACGCCCACGTTTGTGCCAGATCTGGTGAATACCGCGTTGGATTTATTGATAGACGGAGAGACCGGGATATGGAACGTAGCCAACCAGGGCGCCTACAGTTGGGCCGAGTTGGCAGAACTGGCGGCCAACCTGGCAGGCCTCAACCCAGAACCCTGGCTACAGCCTGTGCCACAGTCTTTTTTTAACTGGCCTGCCGCCAGACCTGCCTATACCGTGCTGGAGACCAGTAAACGGGCCGTATTACCCACCGTGGAAGATGCGCTGCACCGGTTCCTGCACCTGCATGAGTTCCCTTTCCGTCCGGCTTTTGCGCCCCACCCAGAAGAAGTGGAAGAAGAAAGTCTCCTTTCAGCCAGGGCGTAG